One Gossypium hirsutum isolate 1008001.06 chromosome A11, Gossypium_hirsutum_v2.1, whole genome shotgun sequence genomic window carries:
- the LOC107891420 gene encoding arabinogalactan protein 13, with product MAPPPITACLNFRFLTFATKFTEKLHQQMEVLRMRLFLAMMVVLMAMSAVQYVAAADAPAPTPTSDATAFVPTAFASLVALAFGLLF from the coding sequence ATGGCACCCCCACCCATTACTGCTTGTCTCAATTTCAGATTCCTCACTTTTGCAACAAAGTTCACGGAGAAACTACACCAACAAATGGAGGTATTGAGGATGAGACTATTTTTGGCCATGATGGTGGTGTTGATGGCCATGTCGGCGGTCCAATATGTTGCGGCAGCTGATGCACCAGCCCCTACTCCTACCTCAGATGCCACCGCATTCGTGCCGACGGCGTTTGCTTCCCTTGTCGCTCTTGCGTTTGGTCTCCTGTTTTAA